The following are from one region of the Edwardsiella tarda ATCC 15947 = NBRC 105688 genome:
- the feoA gene encoding ferrous iron transporter A: MHQLLPGHQYKILGFSPSISPAYRQKLLSLGFLPGAPFTVVRIAPLGDPIEVKARRVSLVLRKKDLALLNIEPQGQAQHAAHAAAPAAAVGAQ; encoded by the coding sequence ATGCACCAGCTTCTTCCGGGTCATCAATACAAAATTCTCGGCTTCTCGCCGTCCATTAGCCCAGCCTATCGCCAAAAATTACTCTCGCTGGGTTTCCTGCCAGGAGCACCTTTTACGGTGGTACGCATCGCTCCGCTGGGTGACCCGATCGAAGTGAAGGCGCGCCGGGTTAGTCTGGTCTTGCGTAAAAAAGATCTGGCGTTGCTCAACATCGAGCCGCAGGGGCAAGCGCAGCATGCCGCGCACGCCGCCGCACCGGCTGCTGCCGTCGGCGCACAATAA
- the nfuA gene encoding Fe-S biogenesis protein NfuA yields MIRITEAAQEHFAKLLANQEPGTQIRVFVINPGTPNAECGVSYCPPDAVEANDRKLDFEQLSAYVDEISAPFLEDAEIDFVTDQLGSQLTLKAPNAKMRKVADDAPLIERVEYILQSQINPQLAGHGGRVSLMEITDEGYAILQFGGGCNGCSMVDYTLKEGIEKELLQRFPELKGVRDLTEHQRGDHSYY; encoded by the coding sequence ATGATCCGTATTACCGAAGCAGCGCAAGAGCACTTTGCCAAATTGCTGGCAAATCAGGAACCGGGTACTCAGATCCGGGTTTTTGTCATTAATCCCGGCACGCCCAACGCCGAATGCGGCGTCTCTTATTGCCCGCCGGACGCCGTTGAGGCCAATGATCGTAAACTGGATTTTGAACAGCTGAGCGCCTATGTCGACGAAATCAGCGCGCCGTTTTTGGAAGACGCCGAGATCGATTTCGTTACCGATCAGCTTGGCTCACAACTGACCCTGAAAGCGCCCAACGCCAAGATGCGTAAAGTGGCCGATGATGCGCCGCTGATTGAACGCGTGGAGTATATCCTGCAATCGCAGATCAACCCGCAGCTGGCCGGTCACGGCGGTCGTGTCTCGCTGATGGAGATCACCGATGAAGGTTACGCCATCCTGCAGTTCGGCGGCGGTTGTAATGGCTGCTCAATGGTGGATTACACCCTGAAAGAGGGGATCGAAAAAGAGTTGCTGCAACGCTTCCCGGAACTGAAAGGGGTGCGCGATCTGACTGAGCACCAGCGCGGCGACCACTCTTACTATTGA
- the bioH gene encoding pimeloyl-ACP methyl ester esterase BioH, which produces MSALYWHRCGTGKQDLVLLHGWGLNGEVWRCILPRLSTHFRLHVVDLPGYARSEASPCFSLEAMTQQVLAQAPQRAIWLGWSLGGLVAMLAALSQPRCLSGLVTVASSPCFTAQAQWPGIHGPVLQSFQQQLNADFSRTVERFLALQTLGTESARQDARTLKSVVLAQPMPSAAVLNAGLSILRDTDLRPRLREVTTPWLRLYGALDGLVPRRVAPLVDALTLPGESQILPAAAHAPFISHPEPFCAALCDFAGALPQE; this is translated from the coding sequence ATGAGCGCGCTGTATTGGCATCGTTGCGGGACGGGAAAACAGGATCTTGTGCTGTTGCACGGCTGGGGACTGAATGGCGAAGTGTGGCGTTGCATTCTGCCTCGGCTCTCCACTCACTTTCGCCTGCATGTGGTCGATCTGCCGGGCTACGCTCGTAGCGAGGCTAGTCCCTGCTTCTCGCTGGAGGCCATGACGCAGCAGGTCTTGGCCCAAGCACCACAACGCGCGATTTGGCTGGGGTGGTCGCTGGGGGGGTTAGTGGCTATGCTGGCGGCGTTGAGCCAGCCACGATGCCTGAGTGGTTTGGTTACCGTCGCCTCCTCGCCCTGTTTTACCGCGCAGGCGCAGTGGCCGGGTATTCATGGCCCGGTGCTACAGAGTTTTCAACAGCAACTGAACGCGGACTTCTCACGGACGGTAGAACGCTTTCTGGCATTGCAGACGCTGGGGACCGAGAGCGCACGCCAGGATGCACGCACCCTGAAGTCGGTGGTGCTGGCGCAGCCGATGCCTTCGGCCGCGGTGTTGAATGCCGGGCTATCGATATTACGCGATACCGATTTGCGTCCTCGGTTGAGGGAGGTGACGACGCCCTGGTTACGCCTCTATGGCGCGCTGGATGGTCTTGTGCCACGTCGTGTTGCGCCGTTAGTGGATGCGCTGACGTTACCGGGGGAGTCCCAGATCTTGCCTGCGGCGGCACATGCGCCCTTTATCTCGCATCCCGAACCATTCTGTGCGGCGTTATGCGACTTTGCGGGTGCGTTGCCGCAGGAATAA
- a CDS encoding Tex family protein has translation MNDALSRIIATELQARTEQVDAAIRLLDEGNTVPFIARYRKEATGGLDDTQLRQLESRLIYLRELEERRATILKSIDEQGKLTHALEASILATLSKTELEDLYLPYKPKRRTRGQIAIEAGLTPLAETLWQQPQHDPQVLAMQYIDADKGVADAKAALDGARYILMERFAEDAALLAKVRDYLWKNAHLVSRVNEGKAEEGAKFRDYFDHHEPIAAVPSHRALAMFRGRNEGILQLSLNPDPQFDEPPRESYGEQLIADHLGLHLGQAPADAWRKAVVSWTWRVKVLLHLETELMGALRERAEEEAINVFARNLHDLLMAAPAGLRATMGLDPGLRTGVKVAVVDATGKLVATDTIYPHTGQSAKAAASVAQLCQKYGVELVAIGNGTASRETERFYADVQRHYPQVTAQKVIVSEAGASVYSASELAAQEFPDLDVSLRGAVSIARRLQDPLAELVKIDPKSIGVGQYQHDVSQSLLARKLDAVVEDCVNAVGVDLNTASVALLTRVAGLSRLMAQNIVAWRDANGRFTNRAQLLEVSRLGPKAFEQCAGFLRITHGDNPLDASTVHPEAYPVVERILAKTEQSLAVLMGNPDALRGLSPKAFTDERFGVPTVSDILRELEKPGRDPRPEFKTATFAEGVETLNDLNVGMILEGCVTNVTNFGAFVDIGVHQDGLVHISSLAHKFVDDPHKVVKAGDIVKVKVLEVDLERKRIALTMRLDEQPGESGARRPMSERNSEHTCPTRPAPGRNQRSANNGNSAMGDALAAALGKLKR, from the coding sequence ATACCCAACTGCGTCAACTCGAAAGCCGCCTGATCTATCTGCGTGAATTGGAAGAGCGCCGCGCGACCATCCTCAAGTCCATCGACGAACAGGGCAAGTTAACCCACGCGCTAGAGGCCTCGATCCTGGCTACCCTGAGCAAGACTGAGCTGGAAGACCTCTATCTCCCCTATAAACCCAAGCGCCGTACCCGCGGGCAGATCGCCATCGAAGCTGGGTTGACGCCGCTGGCCGAGACACTGTGGCAACAGCCGCAACATGACCCTCAAGTACTGGCCATGCAATACATCGATGCCGATAAGGGCGTGGCCGACGCCAAGGCCGCCTTGGATGGTGCCCGCTACATCCTAATGGAGCGTTTCGCCGAAGATGCCGCGCTACTGGCCAAGGTTCGCGACTATCTATGGAAAAACGCGCATCTGGTCTCTCGCGTCAACGAAGGCAAGGCCGAAGAGGGCGCGAAGTTTCGTGACTATTTTGACCATCACGAACCGATCGCCGCCGTCCCCTCACACCGTGCGCTGGCGATGTTCCGTGGCCGCAATGAGGGTATCCTGCAACTCTCCCTCAATCCCGATCCACAGTTCGATGAGCCGCCGCGCGAAAGCTACGGCGAGCAACTGATCGCCGATCATCTCGGGTTGCACCTGGGGCAAGCACCGGCGGACGCCTGGCGTAAGGCGGTGGTCAGCTGGACCTGGCGAGTCAAGGTGTTGCTGCACCTGGAAACCGAATTAATGGGTGCCCTGCGCGAACGCGCGGAGGAGGAGGCGATCAACGTCTTCGCGCGTAACCTGCACGATCTATTGATGGCGGCGCCGGCCGGACTGCGCGCCACCATGGGCTTGGATCCTGGCCTACGTACCGGGGTAAAAGTGGCCGTGGTCGATGCCACAGGTAAGCTGGTCGCCACCGACACCATTTATCCACACACCGGGCAAAGCGCCAAGGCGGCGGCCAGTGTGGCTCAACTGTGCCAGAAGTATGGCGTCGAGTTAGTGGCCATCGGTAACGGCACCGCCTCACGCGAGACGGAGCGCTTCTACGCCGATGTCCAGCGCCACTACCCTCAGGTAACGGCGCAAAAGGTGATCGTCAGTGAAGCCGGTGCCTCGGTCTATTCAGCCTCGGAACTGGCCGCGCAAGAGTTCCCCGATCTGGATGTCTCACTGCGAGGAGCGGTCTCCATCGCCCGTCGTCTGCAAGACCCGTTAGCAGAGCTGGTCAAAATCGATCCCAAATCCATCGGGGTTGGCCAGTATCAACATGACGTCAGTCAAAGCCTGCTGGCGCGCAAGCTGGATGCCGTCGTCGAAGACTGCGTTAACGCCGTGGGGGTCGATCTGAATACCGCCTCGGTCGCCTTGCTAACCCGCGTGGCTGGCCTATCGCGCCTGATGGCACAAAACATCGTCGCTTGGCGTGATGCCAATGGCCGCTTTACCAATCGCGCGCAACTGCTCGAGGTCAGTCGCCTCGGGCCCAAAGCCTTCGAGCAGTGTGCCGGCTTCCTGCGCATCACGCACGGGGATAACCCGTTGGATGCCTCAACGGTGCACCCAGAAGCCTACCCGGTAGTGGAACGCATCTTGGCGAAAACCGAACAGAGCCTAGCGGTATTGATGGGTAACCCAGACGCGCTACGCGGCCTGAGCCCCAAGGCGTTTACCGATGAACGCTTCGGCGTCCCGACCGTCAGCGACATCCTACGCGAGTTGGAGAAACCGGGGCGCGACCCACGCCCGGAGTTCAAGACCGCCACCTTCGCTGAGGGGGTCGAGACCCTAAACGATCTGAACGTCGGTATGATCTTGGAGGGTTGTGTGACTAACGTTACCAACTTCGGTGCCTTCGTTGATATCGGTGTCCATCAGGATGGCTTGGTCCATATCTCCTCCCTCGCTCACAAGTTTGTCGACGACCCGCACAAGGTGGTCAAGGCCGGTGATATCGTCAAGGTCAAGGTCCTGGAGGTCGACCTAGAGCGTAAACGCATCGCCTTAACCATGCGCCTAGACGAGCAACCGGGCGAGAGTGGCGCACGGCGGCCGATGAGCGAACGCAACAGCGAGCATACCTGCCCGACGCGCCCCGCGCCAGGGCGTAACCAACGCAGCGCCAATAACGGCAACAGTGCCATGGGCGATGCATTAGCGGCCGCCCTGGGCAAACTGAAGCGTTAA
- the feoB gene encoding Fe(2+) transporter permease subunit FeoB produces MKQLTIGLIGNPNSGKTTLFNQLTGARQRVGNWAGVTVERKEGQFNTPDHQVKLVDLPGTYSLTTISEQTSLDEQIACHYILSGDADLIINVVDASNLERNLYLTLQLLELGIPCIIALNMLDIARSQQIAIDIDALSKRLGCPVIPMVSTRSEGVCALKRAIDMPPVCAVEALVDYPQLLLNQVDRLSQVMPDSLTMQQRRWIALQLLEGDIYSSSRASNALALLPEVRETLQRTLKDDPALIIANARYQSITDICDAVSNSQQAQPNRLTEKLDRVILNRWLGIPIFLFVMYLMFLLAINIGGALQPLFDIGSATLFIQGIQWIGATLNFPDWLTIFLAQGIGGGINTVLPLVPQIGMMYLFLSFLEDSGYMARAAFVVDRMMQALGLPGKSFVPLIVGFGCNVPSVMGARTLDAPRERLITVLMAPFMSCGARLAIFAVFSAAFFGQNGAFVVFSLYLLGIVMAILTGLMLKHTLMRGDASPFVMEMPVYHVPHLKSLLLQTWQRLKAFVVRAGRVIIIVSIVIGALNSFSFSGKPVSDLNDSALAATSKVLTPLLQPIGVKEDNWQATVGLITGAMAKEVVVGTLNTLYTAEHINEEDFDPQSYSLVGGLKEALDETWQGLKDTLSISVLSNPIEASKGDGEMGSSSMGVMSSKFGSISAAYAYLIFVLLYVPCVSVMGAIARESSRGWMMFSIGWGLNVAYSLATLYYQVVNFDAHPDYSLIAICAVVLFNLAVLVILRRSRDRVTVRLSNVASASCCCNNRGNCH; encoded by the coding sequence ATGAAACAATTGACCATCGGGTTAATCGGTAACCCCAACTCAGGGAAAACTACGCTATTCAACCAGTTGACCGGCGCACGTCAGCGTGTCGGTAACTGGGCTGGCGTCACCGTCGAACGCAAAGAGGGGCAATTCAACACCCCAGATCATCAGGTTAAGCTGGTCGACCTGCCTGGGACCTACTCGTTGACCACCATCTCCGAACAGACATCGCTGGATGAGCAAATCGCCTGCCACTACATTCTTAGCGGCGATGCGGATCTGATTATCAACGTGGTCGATGCTTCCAACTTAGAGCGTAACCTCTACCTGACGCTACAACTGTTGGAGCTCGGTATCCCCTGCATCATCGCGCTCAATATGTTGGACATCGCCCGCAGCCAACAGATCGCGATCGATATTGATGCGCTCTCGAAACGACTCGGCTGCCCGGTGATCCCGATGGTCTCGACCCGTAGCGAGGGCGTATGTGCCCTGAAGCGTGCCATCGACATGCCGCCAGTCTGTGCAGTCGAGGCATTAGTCGACTATCCACAATTACTGCTCAACCAAGTCGATCGTCTGTCGCAGGTCATGCCCGACTCGCTGACCATGCAGCAACGCCGCTGGATCGCCTTGCAGCTGCTAGAGGGTGACATCTATAGCTCGTCACGCGCCAGTAATGCCCTCGCATTGTTGCCCGAGGTGCGCGAAACCCTACAACGCACCCTAAAAGACGATCCGGCCCTGATCATTGCCAACGCTCGTTATCAAAGCATTACCGATATCTGTGATGCGGTCAGCAACAGCCAACAGGCACAGCCGAATCGCCTAACGGAGAAACTCGATCGGGTGATCCTCAACCGCTGGTTAGGGATCCCGATCTTTCTCTTTGTGATGTACCTGATGTTCCTGCTGGCCATCAACATCGGGGGGGCGTTGCAACCGCTGTTCGACATCGGCTCCGCGACCCTATTTATTCAGGGCATTCAGTGGATTGGCGCTACATTAAACTTCCCCGATTGGCTCACTATCTTCCTGGCCCAGGGGATCGGTGGCGGTATCAACACCGTCCTACCGTTAGTCCCCCAGATCGGCATGATGTATCTCTTCCTCTCCTTCCTGGAAGACTCCGGCTACATGGCTCGTGCCGCCTTCGTCGTCGACCGCATGATGCAGGCGTTAGGGTTACCGGGTAAATCTTTCGTCCCGTTGATCGTCGGCTTCGGCTGTAACGTACCGTCGGTGATGGGGGCTCGAACCCTGGATGCGCCGCGTGAGCGACTGATCACCGTCCTGATGGCTCCCTTCATGTCTTGCGGTGCTCGTCTGGCTATCTTTGCCGTCTTCTCCGCCGCTTTCTTCGGCCAGAATGGCGCCTTCGTGGTGTTCTCGCTCTACCTGCTGGGTATCGTCATGGCGATCCTGACCGGGTTAATGCTGAAACACACCTTGATGCGCGGCGATGCCTCCCCCTTCGTGATGGAGATGCCGGTCTACCATGTGCCGCATCTGAAGAGTCTACTGCTACAGACCTGGCAACGCCTGAAGGCGTTTGTGGTCCGTGCCGGACGCGTCATCATCATCGTCAGCATCGTTATCGGCGCGCTGAATAGCTTCTCCTTTAGCGGTAAGCCGGTCAGCGATCTCAACGATTCGGCTCTGGCGGCAACCAGTAAGGTGTTAACACCACTGCTGCAACCGATCGGCGTCAAAGAGGATAACTGGCAAGCCACCGTCGGCCTGATCACCGGGGCGATGGCGAAAGAGGTAGTCGTGGGTACGCTGAATACCCTGTATACCGCCGAGCATATCAATGAAGAGGATTTCGACCCGCAGAGCTACAGTCTGGTTGGCGGCCTGAAAGAGGCACTGGATGAGACCTGGCAGGGGCTGAAGGATACCCTCAGCATCAGCGTACTCTCCAACCCGATCGAGGCCAGTAAAGGCGACGGCGAGATGGGCAGCAGCTCCATGGGCGTGATGAGTAGCAAGTTTGGCAGCATCAGCGCCGCCTATGCCTACCTGATCTTCGTCTTACTGTATGTTCCTTGCGTCTCGGTCATGGGGGCTATCGCCCGTGAAAGTAGCCGTGGCTGGATGATGTTCTCCATCGGTTGGGGGCTGAACGTGGCCTACTCACTGGCGACCCTGTACTACCAGGTGGTGAACTTCGATGCACATCCCGATTACAGCCTGATCGCCATCTGTGCCGTCGTCCTGTTCAACCTGGCTGTGCTGGTCATCCTGCGTCGCTCTCGCGATCGGGTCACCGTGCGTTTGAGTAACGTGGCTAGCGCCAGCTGCTGCTGTAACAACCGTGGCAACTGCCACTAA
- a CDS encoding FeoC-like transcriptional regulator, with protein sequence MTTLLQVRDTVTLHGRIELQRLCREVGGTPAMVRAMLERLEQMGCVEKVDDIDSGCLNGSCKGCPEAQKKCETIIYQVRAH encoded by the coding sequence ATGACCACGTTACTGCAAGTCCGAGATACCGTTACGTTGCATGGACGCATCGAACTACAACGTCTATGCCGTGAGGTCGGTGGTACACCGGCCATGGTTCGCGCCATGCTAGAACGCCTGGAGCAGATGGGCTGTGTAGAAAAGGTCGACGATATCGATAGCGGCTGCCTCAATGGCAGCTGCAAAGGCTGCCCCGAAGCACAGAAGAAGTGCGAAACGATCATTTACCAGGTTCGGGCGCACTAA
- a CDS encoding phosphoribosyltransferase family protein, giving the protein MVSLHGRCAICRLPLRAPVGICTPCRRALPLPPPCCPRCGLPSADATRPCGRCLQRPPPWQRLIFTGDYQPPLATLIQRFKYRGEWPLAFPLARLMLLSYLQARRHIPSMRPDLLLAVPLHRRRHWRRGYNQSAELARPLAHWLQADYRPHWLRRVRSTPPQQGLSAAERRRNLRGAFTCHPALTGRRVLLVDDVVTTGSTLSEISQRLIAQGVMSVEVICLCRTL; this is encoded by the coding sequence ATGGTATCACTTCATGGACGCTGTGCGATCTGTCGCCTGCCACTCCGAGCCCCTGTCGGTATCTGTACGCCGTGTCGCCGAGCACTCCCGCTTCCTCCACCCTGCTGCCCACGCTGTGGCCTTCCCAGTGCCGATGCCACACGCCCCTGTGGCCGCTGTCTACAACGTCCGCCCCCCTGGCAACGGCTGATCTTCACCGGTGACTATCAACCACCGCTGGCCACCCTGATCCAACGCTTCAAATACCGGGGAGAGTGGCCGCTGGCCTTCCCCTTGGCACGCCTGATGCTATTGAGTTACCTCCAGGCTCGGCGCCATATCCCCTCAATGCGTCCCGATCTGCTACTGGCGGTACCTTTGCACCGACGACGTCACTGGCGGCGCGGCTACAATCAGTCCGCCGAACTGGCTCGCCCGTTGGCGCATTGGCTGCAGGCGGACTACCGGCCACATTGGTTACGGCGCGTTCGCTCCACACCGCCACAGCAGGGATTGAGCGCCGCCGAGCGGCGGCGCAATCTACGCGGGGCTTTCACCTGCCATCCCGCTCTGACAGGGCGGCGGGTATTGTTGGTCGATGACGTGGTCACCACCGGCAGTACCTTGAGTGAGATCAGCCAACGACTAATCGCACAAGGTGTGATGTCGGTAGAGGTTATCTGTCTGTGTCGCACCTTGTGA